One region of Aurantimonas sp. HBX-1 genomic DNA includes:
- a CDS encoding 3-hydroxyacyl-CoA dehydrogenase NAD-binding domain-containing protein codes for MSYENFKIDTDADGIALVTWDMPDRSMNVFTEEVMDEMDRMIDAVAGDEAVKGVVITSGKRGSFTGGADLKMLSGMFERFEAKKRENKDAAVKELFDAAGRMSWLWRKLETCGKPFVAAINGTCMGGGFELALACHGRVAAEDAKMGLPEVKVGIFPGAGGTQRVPRLTDTQSALQMLLKGSTLSAAKAKGMKLIDQVVPQDQLVDAAKAMLKAGLSPVKPWDEKGFKLPSGPVYSVQGAQIWPAVASLYRKETNDNYPGARAIVKCVYEGLLVPFDTALRIEQRYFTEVLQTTEAAMMIRSLFVSMQELNKGARRPKNIPATELKKVGIVGAGFMGAGIAFVSAQAGLEVVLIDRDQATADKGKAHSQTLLEKAVSQGRSTKEQAEAVLGRIQATPDYAALKDADLVIEAVFEDRDVKAEVTKQVAAVLRKDAIYASNTSTIPITSLAEAFEDPARFIGVHFFSPVDRMMLTEVILGRETGDKALAVALDFVRAIKKTPIVVNDTRGFFANRCVLRYMSEAYDMLVEGVPPAMIENAAKFAGMPVGPLALNDETAVDLSLKIMKATMRDMGDDSVDPRHFKLVEQMNADGRLGRKAGKGFYDYPAKPAKKALWSGLKQMFDQQPADSIDFEELKQRFLVTMALEAARTMEEGVVTDPREADVGSILGFGYAPYTGGTISYIDGMGTKAFVALCEKLAAKHGERFEPTPLLKDMAAKGETFYRRFAPGGWQARAA; via the coding sequence ATGAGCTACGAGAACTTCAAGATCGACACCGACGCCGACGGCATCGCGCTGGTGACATGGGACATGCCCGACCGGTCGATGAACGTCTTCACCGAGGAGGTGATGGACGAAATGGACCGGATGATCGACGCCGTGGCGGGGGACGAGGCGGTCAAGGGCGTCGTCATCACCTCGGGCAAGCGGGGCTCCTTCACCGGCGGGGCCGACCTGAAGATGCTCTCCGGCATGTTCGAGCGCTTCGAGGCGAAGAAGCGCGAGAACAAGGACGCCGCCGTCAAGGAGCTGTTCGATGCCGCCGGCCGCATGTCCTGGCTGTGGCGCAAGCTCGAGACCTGCGGCAAGCCCTTCGTCGCGGCGATCAACGGCACCTGCATGGGCGGCGGCTTCGAGCTGGCGCTCGCCTGTCATGGCCGCGTCGCCGCCGAGGACGCCAAGATGGGCCTGCCCGAGGTGAAGGTCGGCATCTTCCCCGGCGCCGGCGGCACCCAGCGCGTGCCGCGCCTCACCGACACCCAGTCGGCGCTGCAGATGCTGCTGAAGGGCTCGACGCTCAGCGCCGCCAAGGCCAAGGGCATGAAGCTGATCGACCAGGTGGTGCCGCAGGACCAGCTCGTCGACGCCGCCAAGGCGATGCTGAAGGCCGGCCTCTCGCCGGTGAAGCCCTGGGACGAGAAGGGCTTCAAGCTGCCCTCCGGTCCGGTTTACTCGGTGCAGGGTGCGCAGATCTGGCCCGCCGTCGCCTCGCTCTACCGCAAGGAGACCAACGACAACTATCCCGGCGCCCGGGCAATCGTGAAATGCGTCTACGAGGGCCTGCTGGTGCCGTTCGACACGGCGCTCCGGATCGAGCAGCGCTACTTCACCGAGGTGCTGCAGACCACCGAGGCGGCGATGATGATCCGCTCGCTGTTCGTCTCCATGCAGGAGCTGAACAAGGGCGCGCGGCGGCCGAAGAACATACCCGCGACGGAGCTGAAGAAGGTCGGCATCGTCGGCGCCGGCTTCATGGGCGCCGGCATCGCCTTCGTCTCCGCCCAGGCCGGGCTCGAGGTGGTGCTGATCGACCGCGACCAGGCGACGGCCGACAAGGGCAAGGCGCACTCGCAGACCCTGCTCGAGAAGGCCGTCAGCCAGGGCCGGTCGACGAAGGAGCAAGCCGAGGCCGTGCTCGGCCGGATCCAGGCGACGCCGGACTATGCGGCGCTGAAGGACGCCGACCTCGTCATCGAGGCGGTGTTCGAGGATCGCGACGTCAAGGCCGAGGTGACGAAGCAGGTGGCGGCGGTCCTGCGCAAGGATGCGATCTACGCCTCGAACACCTCGACCATTCCGATCACCAGCCTCGCCGAGGCCTTCGAGGACCCGGCGCGCTTCATCGGCGTCCACTTCTTCTCGCCGGTCGACCGGATGATGCTGACCGAGGTCATCCTCGGCAGAGAGACCGGCGACAAGGCCCTCGCCGTCGCGCTGGACTTCGTCCGGGCGATCAAGAAGACGCCGATCGTCGTCAACGACACGCGCGGTTTCTTCGCCAATCGCTGCGTGCTCCGCTACATGTCGGAGGCCTACGACATGCTGGTCGAGGGCGTGCCGCCGGCGATGATCGAGAACGCCGCGAAGTTCGCCGGCATGCCGGTCGGGCCGCTGGCGCTCAACGACGAGACCGCCGTCGACCTGTCGCTGAAGATCATGAAGGCGACGATGCGCGACATGGGCGATGATTCGGTCGACCCGCGCCACTTCAAGCTGGTCGAGCAGATGAATGCCGACGGCCGGCTCGGCCGCAAGGCCGGCAAGGGCTTTTACGACTATCCGGCCAAGCCCGCCAAGAAGGCGCTGTGGTCCGGGCTGAAGCAGATGTTCGACCAGCAGCCGGCCGACTCGATCGACTTCGAGGAGCTGAAGCAGCGCTTCCTCGTCACCATGGCGCTGGAAGCGGCGCGCACCATGGAGGAAGGCGTCGTCACCGACCCGCGCGAGGCCGACGTCGGCTCGATCCTCGGCTTCGGCTACGCGCCCTACACCGGCGGCACGATCAGCTACATCGACGGCATGGGCACCAAGGCCTTCGTCGCGCTCTGCGAGAAGCTCGCGGCCAAGCATGGCGAACGCTTCGAGCCGACACCGCTGCTGAAGGACATGGCCGCCAAGGGCGAGACGTTCTATCGCCGCTTCGCACCCGGCGGTTGGCAGGCGCGCGCTGCCTGA
- a CDS encoding EAL domain-containing protein has product MPDHACPGCQTSRPLDFDFSMAFQPIYDVAAERVWGYEALVRGLAGEGAGAILSQVSPEQRYRFDQACRVKAIDLASQLFADADDLHLSINFMPNAVYEPAACLRATLAAARKTRFPLNSIMFEFTEGEVVTDVAHLRNIISEYRRVGFITALDDFGAGYAGLGLLADFQPDLIKIDMHLIRDVDTSRSRQAILAALLHIARELDIAVLAEGVETEAEFMALKAAGVRLFQGYWFAKPAFEALPALGHAALAALQNGQAA; this is encoded by the coding sequence ATGCCCGATCATGCCTGCCCCGGATGCCAGACATCCCGCCCGCTCGACTTTGATTTCTCGATGGCCTTCCAGCCGATCTACGACGTCGCGGCGGAGCGCGTCTGGGGATACGAGGCGCTGGTTCGCGGCCTTGCCGGGGAGGGTGCCGGCGCGATCCTGTCGCAGGTCTCCCCCGAACAGCGCTATCGCTTCGACCAGGCCTGCCGGGTAAAGGCCATCGACCTGGCGTCGCAGCTGTTCGCCGACGCCGACGACCTGCATCTGTCGATCAACTTCATGCCGAACGCCGTCTACGAGCCGGCGGCGTGCCTGCGGGCGACGCTCGCCGCCGCTCGCAAGACCCGGTTTCCGCTCAACTCGATCATGTTCGAGTTCACCGAGGGCGAGGTGGTGACCGACGTCGCGCATCTGCGGAACATCATCTCCGAGTACCGCCGGGTCGGCTTCATCACCGCACTCGACGATTTCGGCGCCGGCTATGCCGGCCTCGGACTGCTCGCCGATTTCCAGCCCGACCTGATCAAGATCGACATGCATCTGATCCGCGACGTCGACACCAGCCGGTCGCGGCAGGCGATCCTCGCCGCGCTGCTCCACATCGCCCGCGAACTCGACATCGCCGTCCTGGCAGAAGGCGTCGAGACGGAGGCCGAGTTCATGGCCCTCAAGGCGGCCGGCGTGAGGCTCTTCCAGGGCTACTGGTTCGCCAAGCCGGCATTCGAGGCGCTGCCGGCTCTCGGCCACGCCGCGCTCGCCGCGCTGCAGAACGGCCAGGCAGCCTGA
- a CDS encoding acyl-CoA dehydrogenase C-terminal domain-containing protein: protein MPTYQAPIEDTLFVLNDLLGFDRHNNLPGFADASPDVVEAILGEAGRIASEVLQPLNRIGDREGCQRAADGSVTTPTGFKDAYQTFREGGWGSLPFDPAYGGQGLPHTLSTAVSEFMSSANMAFAMYPGLTAGAIAAISAHGSDAQKQAYLPNMIEGSWTGTMNLTEPHCGTDLGLLRSKAVPQPDGSYAISGQKIFISAGEHDLSENIVHLVLARIEGAPEGVKGISLFIVPKFILDADGKPGARNGVSCGALEEKMGIHGNATCVMNYDGATGYLIGEANKGLRAMFTMMNEARLGVGVQGLAISEVAYQNAVTYARERIQGRSLAGAKAPDKKADPIIVHPDIRRMLMTIRAINEAGRALILWTALKGDLSHRAEAESERQAADDWMGLMTPVIKGVLTDKGFDNAVMAQQVYGGHGYIGEWGMEQFVRDARIAQIYEGANGIQALDLVGRKLGLNGGRAVQAFFAEVGQFCEENRGDEKLAPLTKGLKKGLNDLQQATMWLMQNAMAKPDNAGAASTDYMHLFGLVALGYMWGRMAKIAGDKIAAGANGQAEFLEKKLVTARFYMDRIMPESAAHLARISAGADSMMALEADAF, encoded by the coding sequence ATGCCGACCTATCAGGCCCCCATCGAGGACACGCTCTTCGTTCTGAACGATCTGCTCGGCTTCGACCGTCACAACAACCTGCCGGGATTTGCCGACGCATCCCCGGACGTGGTCGAGGCGATCCTCGGCGAGGCCGGCCGGATCGCCTCCGAGGTCCTGCAGCCGCTCAACCGAATCGGCGACCGCGAGGGCTGCCAACGCGCGGCCGACGGTTCCGTCACCACCCCGACCGGCTTCAAGGATGCCTACCAGACCTTCCGCGAGGGCGGCTGGGGCAGCCTGCCCTTCGATCCCGCCTATGGCGGCCAGGGCCTGCCGCACACGCTGTCGACAGCCGTCTCGGAGTTCATGTCCTCCGCCAACATGGCCTTCGCGATGTATCCCGGCCTCACCGCCGGAGCGATCGCGGCGATCTCGGCGCATGGCAGCGACGCGCAGAAGCAGGCCTATCTGCCGAACATGATCGAGGGATCGTGGACCGGCACGATGAACCTCACCGAACCGCATTGCGGCACCGATCTCGGCCTGCTGCGCAGCAAGGCGGTTCCGCAGCCGGACGGCAGCTACGCCATCTCGGGCCAGAAGATCTTCATCTCGGCCGGCGAGCACGATCTGTCGGAGAACATCGTGCATCTGGTGCTCGCCCGGATCGAGGGCGCGCCGGAAGGCGTGAAGGGCATCTCGCTCTTCATCGTGCCGAAGTTCATCCTCGATGCCGACGGCAAGCCGGGCGCCCGCAACGGCGTCAGCTGCGGCGCGCTCGAGGAGAAGATGGGCATCCACGGCAATGCCACCTGCGTCATGAACTACGATGGCGCCACCGGCTATCTGATCGGCGAGGCCAACAAGGGCCTGCGCGCGATGTTCACGATGATGAACGAGGCGCGGCTCGGCGTCGGCGTACAGGGCCTGGCGATCTCCGAGGTCGCCTACCAGAACGCCGTCACCTATGCCCGCGAGCGCATCCAGGGCCGCTCGCTCGCCGGCGCCAAGGCGCCGGACAAGAAAGCCGATCCGATCATCGTGCATCCCGACATCCGGCGCATGCTGATGACGATCCGCGCCATCAACGAGGCCGGCCGCGCGCTGATCCTCTGGACCGCGTTGAAGGGCGACCTCTCCCACCGCGCCGAGGCGGAAAGCGAGCGCCAGGCGGCCGACGACTGGATGGGGCTGATGACGCCGGTCATCAAGGGAGTCCTCACCGACAAGGGCTTCGACAATGCCGTGATGGCGCAGCAGGTCTATGGCGGCCACGGCTATATCGGCGAATGGGGCATGGAGCAGTTCGTCCGCGACGCCCGCATCGCCCAGATCTACGAGGGCGCCAACGGCATCCAGGCGCTGGATCTGGTCGGCCGCAAGCTGGGACTCAACGGCGGCCGCGCCGTCCAGGCGTTCTTCGCCGAGGTCGGCCAGTTCTGCGAGGAGAACCGCGGCGACGAGAAGCTCGCACCCCTGACCAAGGGCCTCAAGAAGGGACTGAACGACCTGCAGCAGGCGACGATGTGGCTGATGCAGAACGCCATGGCCAAACCGGACAACGCCGGCGCCGCCTCGACCGACTACATGCACCTCTTCGGCCTCGTCGCGCTCGGCTACATGTGGGGCCGGATGGCGAAAATCGCGGGGGACAAGATCGCCGCCGGCGCCAACGGCCAGGCCGAATTCCTGGAGAAGAAGCTGGTGACGGCCCGCTTCTACATGGACCGGATCATGCCGGAGAGCGCCGCCCATCTCGCCCGCATCTCGGCGGGCGCCGACTCGATGATGGCTCTGGAGGCCGACGCGTTCTAG
- a CDS encoding acetyl-CoA C-acetyltransferase, translated as MTEAYIYDHVRTPRGRGKKDGALHEVPAVRLGAKVLEALRDRNGIDTRTVDDIIFGCVDPVGEAGSVIPRASAFEAGYDFAAPGMQISRFCASGLDAVNLAAAKIAQGAEDIVIAGGVESMSRVGMGMSGGAWIMDPSVGIPSYFMPQGVSADLIATKYGFSRDDVDAYAVESQKRAGKAWEEGRFARSVIPVKDQNGLTILDRDEHMRPSTDMQSLGSLNASFAMHGEMGGYDAVGIQAHPEIEAVKHVHHAGNSSGIVDGAGAVLLGSKAGGEMLGVKPRARIRAFANIGSDPALMLTGPVDVTEKLLKRAGMELADIDLFELNEAFAAVVLRYMQAFDIDHAKMNVNGGAIAMGHPLGATGAMIFGTVLDELERQGKQTALVTLCIGAGMGTATIIERV; from the coding sequence ATGACCGAAGCCTACATCTACGATCACGTTCGCACGCCCCGCGGTCGCGGCAAGAAGGACGGTGCGCTGCACGAGGTGCCGGCCGTGCGGCTCGGCGCCAAGGTGCTCGAGGCGCTGCGCGACCGCAACGGCATCGACACCCGGACCGTCGACGACATCATCTTCGGCTGCGTCGACCCGGTCGGCGAGGCCGGCTCGGTGATCCCGCGCGCCTCGGCCTTCGAGGCCGGCTACGACTTCGCCGCGCCCGGCATGCAGATCTCCCGCTTCTGCGCATCCGGCCTCGACGCGGTGAACCTCGCCGCAGCGAAGATCGCCCAGGGCGCCGAGGACATCGTCATCGCCGGCGGCGTCGAGTCGATGTCGCGTGTCGGCATGGGCATGTCGGGCGGCGCCTGGATCATGGATCCGTCAGTGGGAATCCCCTCCTACTTCATGCCGCAGGGCGTCTCGGCCGACCTGATCGCGACGAAATACGGCTTCTCCCGCGACGACGTCGATGCCTACGCCGTCGAGAGCCAGAAGCGCGCCGGCAAGGCCTGGGAAGAAGGCCGCTTCGCCCGGTCCGTCATCCCGGTGAAGGACCAGAACGGCCTGACCATTCTCGACCGTGACGAGCACATGCGCCCGTCGACCGACATGCAGTCGCTGGGCAGCCTCAACGCCTCCTTCGCCATGCACGGCGAGATGGGCGGCTACGACGCCGTCGGCATCCAGGCGCATCCGGAGATCGAGGCGGTCAAACACGTGCACCATGCCGGCAACTCGTCCGGCATCGTCGACGGCGCCGGGGCCGTACTGCTCGGCTCCAAGGCCGGCGGCGAGATGCTCGGCGTCAAGCCGCGCGCCCGCATCCGCGCCTTCGCCAATATCGGCTCCGATCCGGCGCTGATGCTGACCGGTCCGGTGGACGTCACCGAGAAGCTGCTGAAGCGCGCCGGGATGGAACTCGCCGACATCGACCTGTTCGAACTGAACGAGGCGTTCGCCGCGGTGGTGCTGCGCTACATGCAGGCCTTCGACATCGACCACGCGAAGATGAACGTCAACGGCGGCGCCATCGCCATGGGCCATCCGCTCGGGGCGACCGGGGCGATGATCTTCGGCACCGTGCTCGACGAGCTCGAGCGCCAGGGCAAGCAGACGGCCCTCGTCACGCTCTGCATCGGCGCCGGCATGGGTACGGCGACGATCATCGAGCGGGTCTGA
- a CDS encoding MerR family DNA-binding transcriptional regulator, which yields MTRYSGHFSLACFPLGSQAAMALCEYGLLFMANVKRAEPADDSIAVDVDFLLGRGADDDTQQDVFKIGDLSREFGVTLRTLRFYEDRGLLSPQRRGTTRLYSRQDRTRLRLILLAKMLGFSLTEAKQLIEIYHQPGGKKRQLEVALERFQEQNEILHQQKREIEDSIRAMDASIAHVEQTLRNWQA from the coding sequence GGCTGCGATGGCGCTATGTGAGTACGGGCTTCTCTTTATGGCAAACGTGAAACGGGCTGAGCCTGCGGACGATTCGATCGCGGTGGATGTCGACTTCCTGCTTGGCCGCGGCGCCGACGACGATACGCAGCAGGATGTGTTCAAGATCGGCGATCTCTCCCGCGAGTTCGGCGTGACCTTGCGGACCCTTCGCTTCTATGAGGATCGCGGCCTGCTTTCGCCGCAGCGTCGCGGCACGACGCGCCTGTACAGCCGCCAGGACCGCACCCGGCTCCGCCTCATCCTGCTGGCCAAGATGCTCGGCTTCTCGCTGACGGAAGCCAAGCAGCTGATCGAGATCTATCATCAGCCGGGCGGCAAGAAGCGTCAGCTGGAAGTCGCGCTCGAGCGGTTCCAGGAGCAGAACGAAATCCTGCACCAGCAGAAGCGCGAGATCGAGGATTCCATCCGGGCGATGGATGCGTCGATCGCGCATGTCGAGCAGACGCTGCGGAACTGGCAGGCCTGA